A genomic region of Glycine max cultivar Williams 82 chromosome 15, Glycine_max_v4.0, whole genome shotgun sequence contains the following coding sequences:
- the LOC102660653 gene encoding cinnamoyl-CoA reductase 1-like: MVLNSGWTRRATDEVSSTDVEYCKGRGKWYSMANMEANRVVWVFNSVEVMVVLPTTCLGLLLQLELNTSFVLLQEQMMGSRETQEYHWLGAMHVKEIVKAYVLLYETPVVASRYLCTNDI; encoded by the coding sequence ATGGTGCTGAACTCGGGGTGGACGAGGCGGGCCACAGATGAGGTGTCGTCGACCGACGTGGAGTATTGTAAGGGAAGGGGGAAGTGGTACTCGATGGCGAATATGGAGGCAAATAGGGTTGTGTGGGTGTTCAATAGCGTGGAAGTTATGGTGGTTCTCCCGACAACGTGTTTAGGGTTGTTGTTGCAACTAGAGCTCAACACGAGCTTCGTTTTGCTACAGGAGCAAATGATGGGATCGAGGGAGACACAAGAGTATCACTGGTTGGGTGCAATGCATGTGAAGGAGATTGTTAAAGCTTATGTTTTGTTATATGAAACCCCCGTTGTTGCTAGTAGATATCTCTGCACCAATGACATCTAG